A genomic segment from Nicotiana tabacum cultivar K326 chromosome 9, ASM71507v2, whole genome shotgun sequence encodes:
- the LOC142163882 gene encoding uncharacterized protein LOC142163882: protein MKGNDLAPHETESVLLKKFGETLTRGALMWYSLLPEHSIDSFEMLANSFNKAHVGARKVQARKSDIFRIAQGESKLLREFVTRFQKERMFLPAVTDEWAAEALTKGLNPRSSVTSRKLKESLLEFQATTWMDVHNWYES, encoded by the coding sequence ATGAAGGGGAATGATTTAGCTCCCCACGAGACTGAATCggttttgctgaagaaatttggagagactctcacgaggggagccctGATGTGGTATTCGctgttacccgagcattccatagattcctttgagatgctcgcgaaCTCTTTTAATAAGGCTCATGTCGGTGCCAGAAAGGTGCAGGCCCGAAAGtccgacatattcagaattgcacaaggagagtccaAATTGCTGCGGGAATTTGTCACCcggttccaaaaggaaagaatgttTCTCCCGGCTGTTACAGATGAATGGGCGGCTGAAGCATTGACCAAGGGtctgaatccgagaagttcagTCACTTCCCGTAAATTGAAGGAAAGCTTGCTTGAGTTCCAAGCGACGACTTGGATGGATGTTCACAACTGGTACGAGTCCTAG